A window of the Nitrospirota bacterium genome harbors these coding sequences:
- the tkt gene encoding transketolase: protein MNQTGDLERQSVNTIRTLAMDAVQAANSGHPGTAMGLAPVVYCLWNRFLRFDPDDPIWPNRDRFVLSIGHASMLLYSILHLCGVKAVNGKYERLGELSVPLDDIKRFRQLESKCPGHPEYRWTSGIETTTGPLGQGVATSVGMATAQRWMARYFNRPGFEMFDYDVYALCGDGCMMEGVSSEAASLAGHLKLANLCWIYDNNKITIEGHTQWAFSEDVATRFIGYGWNVTRVGDANDLAMLERAFTTFKNTPDRPTLIIVDSHIAFGSPNKQDTHAAHGEPLGEEEIRLTKRNYGWPEDAKFLVPDGVREHFRDGVGTRGRKLREAWMALFKEYSVANPQLADQLDKMQHRRLPDGWDQEIAPFPADAKGVAGRDASAKVLNAVAKRVPWLVGGSADLAPSTKTRLTFDGAGDFTAENPAGRNLHFGIREHAMGSILNGLSLSKIRPYGSGFLIFSDYSRPAIRLSAIMEIPVIYIFTHDSIGVGEDGPTHQPIEQLASLRAIPGLITLRPADANEVAEAWRVIMQLRHEPVALILSRQALPTLDRSVYAPAKGVEKGAYVLADAADGRPGVLLLASGSEVSLCVEAYEQLKSEGIKARVVSMPSWELFEQQSQDYRDSVIPPSITARVSVEQASTFGWARYVGTTGQTIGMKTFGASAPLKELVKKFGFTPDRVVAAAKEQLKHHAKT from the coding sequence ATGAACCAAACAGGGGATCTCGAGCGGCAATCCGTCAACACCATTCGAACGCTGGCGATGGACGCGGTGCAGGCGGCCAACTCGGGCCACCCCGGCACCGCGATGGGCTTGGCACCGGTGGTGTACTGTCTCTGGAATCGGTTTTTGCGGTTCGACCCGGACGATCCGATCTGGCCCAACCGCGATCGCTTCGTGCTGTCGATCGGCCACGCCTCGATGCTGCTCTACTCGATCCTTCATCTGTGCGGGGTCAAGGCGGTCAACGGCAAGTACGAGCGACTCGGCGAGCTGTCGGTGCCGCTGGATGACATCAAGCGATTTCGCCAGCTCGAGAGCAAGTGCCCCGGCCACCCCGAGTACCGCTGGACCTCCGGCATCGAGACCACCACCGGTCCGCTCGGGCAGGGGGTGGCGACCAGCGTCGGGATGGCCACGGCCCAGCGGTGGATGGCTCGCTACTTCAACCGTCCGGGCTTCGAGATGTTCGACTACGACGTGTACGCCTTGTGCGGCGACGGCTGCATGATGGAGGGGGTATCAAGCGAGGCGGCGTCGCTCGCCGGCCACCTCAAGCTCGCCAACCTCTGCTGGATCTACGACAACAACAAGATCACGATCGAAGGCCACACCCAGTGGGCGTTCAGCGAAGACGTGGCCACCCGCTTCATCGGCTACGGTTGGAACGTCACGCGCGTGGGCGACGCCAACGATCTCGCCATGCTCGAACGGGCGTTCACCACCTTCAAGAACACGCCCGACCGGCCAACGCTGATCATCGTCGACAGCCACATCGCGTTCGGGTCGCCCAATAAGCAGGACACGCACGCCGCCCACGGCGAGCCCTTGGGCGAGGAAGAGATTCGACTGACCAAGCGCAATTACGGGTGGCCCGAGGACGCGAAGTTCCTGGTGCCCGATGGGGTGCGGGAGCATTTCCGGGACGGGGTTGGGACACGCGGGCGTAAGCTGCGCGAGGCGTGGATGGCCCTGTTCAAGGAGTACTCGGTCGCGAACCCGCAGCTGGCCGACCAGCTCGACAAGATGCAACACCGGCGGCTTCCCGACGGCTGGGACCAGGAGATCGCGCCGTTTCCGGCGGACGCGAAGGGGGTGGCGGGGCGCGACGCGTCGGCCAAGGTCCTCAATGCCGTCGCCAAACGCGTGCCATGGTTGGTCGGGGGATCCGCCGATCTGGCCCCCTCGACCAAGACCCGGCTGACGTTCGACGGGGCGGGGGATTTCACGGCCGAGAATCCCGCGGGACGCAACCTGCACTTCGGGATTCGGGAACACGCGATGGGTTCGATCCTCAACGGGCTGTCGCTGTCGAAGATTCGCCCCTACGGGTCGGGATTTCTGATCTTCAGCGACTACTCGCGGCCGGCGATTCGGCTGAGCGCGATCATGGAAATCCCGGTGATCTATATCTTCACGCACGACTCGATCGGGGTGGGCGAAGACGGGCCGACCCACCAGCCGATCGAACAGCTCGCCTCGCTGCGGGCCATCCCCGGCCTGATCACGCTGCGGCCGGCGGACGCCAACGAGGTGGCCGAGGCCTGGCGGGTGATCATGCAATTGCGGCACGAACCGGTCGCACTGATTCTCTCCCGCCAGGCGCTGCCGACCCTGGATCGTTCGGTGTACGCCCCGGCCAAGGGGGTGGAGAAGGGCGCCTACGTGTTGGCGGACGCCGCCGACGGACGACCCGGCGTCTTGCTCCTGGCCAGCGGCAGCGAGGTCTCGCTCTGCGTCGAGGCGTACGAGCAGCTCAAATCCGAAGGGATCAAGGCGCGGGTGGTGAGTATGCCGTCGTGGGAACTCTTCGAACAGCAATCCCAAGATTATCGTGACAGCGTCATTCCTCCTTCGATCACCGCACGGGTCTCGGTGGAGCAGGCGTCCACCTTCGGATGGGCCCGGTACGTGGGGACGACCGGCCAGACGATCGGCATGAAGACCTTCGGGGCGTCGGCCCCGCTGAAAGAACTGGTCAAGAAGTTCGGCTTTACCCCGGACCGGGTCGTCGCGGCGGCCAAGGAGCAGTTGAAACACCACGCGAAAACGTGA